From Streptomyces sp. GSL17-111, one genomic window encodes:
- a CDS encoding class I SAM-dependent methyltransferase: MFARLYARLAGPALERAGVDEHRRSLLAGLTGEVVEIGAGNGLNFPHYPAAVRRVVAVEPERHLREMAGRAARTAPVPVEVVDGAAERLPFPDGSFDAAVACLVLCSVADQERALGELRRVLRPGGELRFFEHVRSESPGMRRVQGLLDATLWPRLAGGCHTGRDTGAAIGAAGFEVTGLRRLRFPATARATPSSSHILGTAVRP; encoded by the coding sequence GTGTTCGCGCGGCTGTACGCGCGGCTGGCGGGGCCCGCGCTGGAGCGGGCGGGCGTGGACGAGCACCGGCGGAGCCTGCTCGCCGGGCTCACCGGCGAGGTGGTGGAGATCGGCGCGGGCAACGGGCTGAACTTCCCGCACTACCCGGCGGCGGTACGTCGGGTGGTGGCCGTCGAGCCGGAGCGGCACCTGCGCGAGATGGCCGGGCGGGCGGCACGGACGGCGCCGGTACCGGTCGAGGTCGTGGACGGCGCGGCCGAGCGGCTGCCGTTCCCCGACGGGTCGTTCGACGCGGCGGTGGCCTGCCTGGTGCTGTGCTCGGTGGCCGACCAGGAGCGGGCGCTCGGGGAACTGCGGCGGGTGCTGCGGCCGGGCGGGGAGCTGCGGTTCTTCGAGCACGTCCGGTCGGAGAGCCCGGGGATGCGCCGGGTGCAGGGGTTGCTGGACGCCACGCTGTGGCCCCGGCTGGCGGGCGGCTGCCACACCGGGCGCGACACCGGCGCCGCGATCGGGGCGGCCGGTTTCGAGGTGACCGGACTGCGTCGCCTGCGCTTCCCCGCCACCGCACGCGCGACCCCGTCGAGCAGCCACATCCTCGGCACGGCCGTCCGCCCCTGA
- a CDS encoding antitoxin: MSMMDKLKGMLKGHPEQTRKGGEKAGDAVDERTGGKYSKHVDTGQEKLNERFGDEQPRGRGEDRPPQS, encoded by the coding sequence ATGTCCATGATGGATAAGCTCAAGGGGATGCTCAAGGGTCACCCGGAGCAGACCCGCAAGGGTGGAGAGAAGGCGGGCGACGCCGTCGACGAGCGCACCGGTGGCAAGTACAGCAAGCACGTCGACACCGGCCAGGAGAAGCTCAACGAGCGGTTCGGCGACGAGCAGCCGCGCGGACGTGGCGAGGACCGCCCCCCGCAGTCCTGA
- a CDS encoding GMC family oxidoreductase has product MATTAAGETAYDYVIIGGGTAGSVLAARLSENPDHRVAVIEGGPSDVGDERILKLRNWINLLDSDFDYRYTTVDQPRGNSHILHSRARVLGGCSSHNTLISFLPLPEDLTEWTERGCAGWDPQTVLPYRDRLRTNIVPVAEADRNPIAVDFVTAAAAALDVPVIDDFNAEPFPDGTGFFSLAYEPDTGYRSSASVAYLHPVMDRPNLTLLLETWAYRLLPDEDGRHTRVRVRRADGSTTVVRAEREILLCAGAIDTPRLLMLSGIGPAQELRRHGIDIVADLPGVGENLLDHPESVILWETRGPLPPNSAMDSDAGLFVRRDRSQPRPDLMFHFYQVPFTVNTARLGYPEPEYGVCMTPNVPRARSVGRMWLRSADPTDKPALDFRYFTDPEGYDEKTIVDGLKLARRVAREEPLKSWLLREVAPGPHVESDAELSAYGRRAAHTVYHPAGTCRMGAADDPLAVLDPTLRLRGVDGVRVVDASVFPTMPTINPMVTVLLVAERAADLIAGAAGEARA; this is encoded by the coding sequence ATGGCGACGACGGCAGCCGGCGAGACGGCGTACGACTATGTGATCATCGGCGGGGGTACGGCGGGCTCCGTGCTCGCCGCCCGGCTCTCGGAGAACCCCGACCACCGCGTCGCCGTCATCGAGGGCGGTCCCAGCGACGTGGGCGACGAACGCATCCTGAAGCTGCGCAACTGGATCAACCTGCTCGACTCGGACTTCGACTACCGCTACACCACCGTCGACCAGCCGCGCGGCAACTCCCACATCCTGCACTCCCGCGCCCGCGTCCTCGGCGGCTGCTCCTCCCACAACACCCTCATCAGCTTCCTCCCCCTGCCGGAGGACCTGACGGAGTGGACCGAACGCGGCTGCGCGGGCTGGGACCCGCAGACGGTCCTGCCCTACCGCGACCGGCTCCGGACCAACATCGTCCCCGTCGCCGAGGCCGACCGGAACCCGATCGCCGTCGACTTCGTCACCGCCGCGGCCGCCGCGCTCGACGTCCCCGTGATCGACGACTTCAACGCCGAGCCCTTCCCCGACGGCACGGGCTTCTTCTCCCTCGCCTACGAGCCCGACACCGGCTACCGCTCCTCCGCCTCGGTGGCCTACCTCCACCCCGTCATGGACCGGCCGAACCTCACCCTGCTGCTGGAGACCTGGGCCTACCGGCTGCTGCCCGACGAGGACGGCCGCCACACCCGCGTCCGCGTCCGTCGCGCCGACGGCTCCACGACCGTCGTCCGCGCCGAGCGGGAGATCCTGCTCTGCGCGGGCGCCATCGACACGCCGCGCCTGCTCATGCTCTCCGGCATCGGCCCCGCCCAGGAACTGCGCCGCCACGGCATCGACATCGTCGCCGACCTGCCGGGGGTGGGGGAGAACCTGCTGGACCACCCCGAGTCCGTCATCCTCTGGGAGACGCGCGGCCCGCTGCCGCCGAACTCGGCGATGGACTCCGACGCCGGACTCTTCGTGCGGCGCGACCGGAGCCAGCCCCGGCCGGACCTGATGTTCCACTTCTACCAGGTCCCCTTCACCGTCAACACGGCCCGCCTCGGCTACCCCGAACCGGAGTACGGCGTCTGTATGACGCCCAACGTGCCCCGCGCCCGCTCGGTCGGGCGGATGTGGCTGCGCAGCGCCGACCCGACCGACAAACCGGCGCTGGACTTCCGCTACTTCACCGACCCCGAGGGCTACGACGAGAAGACGATCGTCGACGGCCTGAAGCTCGCCCGGCGGGTCGCCAGGGAGGAGCCGCTGAAGTCCTGGCTGCTGCGGGAGGTCGCCCCCGGGCCGCACGTCGAGTCCGACGCGGAGCTGTCCGCCTACGGGCGCCGCGCGGCGCACACCGTCTACCACCCGGCCGGCACCTGCCGCATGGGCGCGGCCGACGACCCCCTGGCCGTCCTGGACCCGACGTTGCGGCTGCGCGGCGTGGACGGGGTCCGTGTCGTCGACGCCTCCGTCTTCCCCACGATGCCGACGATCAACCCCATGGTGACCGTCCTCCTCGTGGCCGAGCGGGCCGCCGACCTCATCGCCGGAGCCGCCGGCGAAGCGCGGGCCTGA
- a CDS encoding aldehyde dehydrogenase family protein, whose translation MPELYIDGEWVAAAAGGRHDVVNPFDASVVTTVDDADETDVDRAVRAARRAFDSGVWSDAPTRHRADVLHRVHQLLLRDKEEIARSETLDTGKTLAEARVDVDDVANCFRYFAEIADKDGGRVLDIGPDVLSRVVHHPVGVCALIAPWNYPLLQASWKVAPALAAGNTFVLKPSETTPLTTLHMIRLIAEAGAPPGVANLVLGPGATVGAAMTSHPEVDLVSFTGGLDTGRRIMAAAADGVKTIALELGGKNPNIVFADADFDAALDYALDAAFLHSGQVCSAGSRLLVEDAIHDRFVAALADRASRIRLGDGLAEGTESGPLSSAEHRAKVEEYLEIGRAEGARVACGGRRPDDPELQRGFFLLPTVFADCDRSMRVVQEEIFGPVVTVERFHTEDEAVALANDTRYGLAGGLWTSEASRAQRVANRLRHGTVWINDFHPYVPQAEWGGFGRSGIGRELGPSGLHEYQESKHIYQNLAPAPSGWFKG comes from the coding sequence GTGCCCGAGCTGTACATCGACGGTGAATGGGTGGCGGCGGCGGCCGGTGGCCGGCACGACGTCGTCAACCCGTTCGACGCCTCCGTCGTCACCACCGTGGACGACGCCGACGAGACGGACGTCGACCGGGCCGTGCGGGCCGCGCGGCGGGCGTTCGACTCCGGTGTGTGGTCCGACGCCCCCACCCGCCACCGCGCCGACGTGCTGCACCGCGTGCATCAGCTGCTGCTGCGGGACAAGGAGGAGATCGCCCGCAGCGAGACGCTGGACACGGGCAAGACGCTCGCCGAGGCGCGCGTCGACGTCGACGACGTGGCGAACTGCTTCCGCTACTTCGCCGAGATCGCCGACAAGGACGGCGGCCGGGTCCTGGACATCGGCCCCGACGTCCTCAGCCGCGTCGTGCACCACCCGGTCGGCGTGTGCGCGCTCATCGCCCCGTGGAACTACCCGCTGCTCCAGGCGTCCTGGAAGGTCGCCCCCGCGCTCGCCGCCGGGAACACCTTCGTCCTCAAGCCGAGCGAGACGACGCCGCTCACCACCCTCCACATGATCCGGCTGATCGCGGAGGCGGGGGCGCCGCCCGGCGTGGCCAACCTCGTGCTCGGTCCGGGCGCCACGGTGGGCGCCGCGATGACGTCCCACCCCGAGGTCGACCTCGTCTCGTTCACCGGCGGGCTGGACACCGGGCGGCGGATCATGGCGGCGGCGGCCGACGGCGTCAAGACGATCGCCCTCGAACTGGGCGGGAAGAACCCGAACATCGTCTTCGCGGACGCGGACTTCGACGCCGCGCTCGACTACGCGCTCGACGCGGCGTTCCTGCACTCGGGGCAGGTCTGCTCGGCCGGCTCCCGGCTCCTGGTCGAGGACGCGATCCACGACCGCTTCGTGGCGGCGCTCGCCGACCGGGCCTCCCGCATCCGGCTGGGCGACGGCCTGGCCGAGGGCACGGAGTCCGGGCCGCTCAGCTCGGCCGAGCACCGGGCGAAGGTGGAGGAGTACCTGGAGATCGGCCGCGCCGAGGGCGCGCGGGTGGCCTGCGGCGGACGGCGGCCCGACGACCCGGAGCTCCAGCGCGGTTTCTTCCTCCTGCCCACCGTCTTCGCCGACTGCGACCGCTCGATGCGGGTCGTCCAGGAGGAGATCTTCGGTCCCGTGGTCACCGTGGAGCGTTTCCACACCGAGGACGAGGCCGTGGCACTGGCCAACGACACGCGGTACGGCCTGGCGGGCGGGCTGTGGACGAGCGAGGCGAGCCGCGCGCAGCGGGTGGCGAACCGGCTGCGGCACGGCACGGTGTGGATCAACGACTTCCACCCCTACGTGCCGCAGGCCGAGTGGGGCGGTTTCGGCCGCTCCGGCATCGGGCGCGAACTGGGCCCCTCGGGGCTGCACGAGTACCAGGAGAGCAAGCACATCTACCAGAACCTCGCGCCGGCACCGTCCGGCTGGTTCAAGGGCTGA